GATATTTATTGAGTAATCGGTTATAAATTATGAACAATAGTATTAATCCACCAATACCATAAGCTGCATGAGTTGGGTCATGATGATTCTGCCAAAGCTCTTGTAGTGGGAGTAGTAACCTTTTCAATTAATAATTAACTAATTTTCTCTTTCCATCTCTAGTTTCTACTCTATTTATTCTTAACCCTATAAAAGCAGCCCAAATAACTGCAAATAAAATTGGTAAAAAAATGATTGCAAGTTTCATCATTGTTTTAATCCTGTTATTTGCTCAAAAGAATAACCTTTAAATAAATAGGAAAAAATAGGTACTTTATCTAATTAAGCAGCATCATATTCTTCATCTTCAAGCTCTCGCATAAATCTTTTATCTAATAAGTAAGCGTCTAAAAGCTCTAGATTGTTATTTTCTTTAATTTCTTTATCGCTGTCTAATAGCTCTCTTATGTAGTTATATACAAGCTTTTTATCGTACCCACTTTTTCTAATTTCTTTCATCATTTCGATTGGAATTTTCATAATCGCCAACCCCTATATGAAAGCCTATATACGCATACTTACGAAAAAATAAGGAAAAAGCTAGTCTTTAGGCCATTGACGTGGAGTTAAACCACCAAGAGCCGCCCTATTTCTTGGAGTGTCTTTAAAAAATGCAGCGTCACATTGCCTACAACCCCAAGTTCTATTAATAGGAAAATCTGGAATACAGCCAATTACAAATATATCGTCACGAAAAAAATCCTCTTCTAGTGGCATACCTAAAACAGCTTTTCTAACTTCTTTCGTTTTGCATCTTGGGCAAATAGTTGGTTTCCTATTAGTAATGAACCAATCATCTCTTTCTGGTATTGGATTGCAATTCATAATTACCAATCCCTCTCTAAGCAATCAGGTGGATAATAAATTTTATAATTACACCTTACACAAGCCCATTTAGCTGAAGGCATTTCTAAAGAACAGCCCATAATTGCATATTTACCAGACTGAGCAACTTCAGCATCAGGGTATCCCCAGAGGCATGGTTTTATACCTTTTTTAAGTTTGCATCTAGGACAGTTTTGAATCTTATGCCACCTATATTCTCCCTCATACAATTTCATAACATTCTTCATCATTTGGCCTCGAAAGTACCAGGTGTCATCAATATCTGGAGGAGTTTGTTTTTTCATTAAAGTTTAGACTTTACTTATTAAGCAAAAAAATTATTCCTCTCCACTAAAAAAATCTTGATCAATTTTTACTACTTTTATCGTTTCTTTAACTTGTACTCCAACGCAATATTCAATCATTAATTTTGCTAAATCAACACCATCAATAAGAACTAAACGAACATCACTTAAATTTTCCGCAAATTTTTTTGCATCGCTCGTAAATGTACTGCTAGTTACGAAAACTCCTTTTTTGCATCCCCCTCCAGTCATGGCTCCCAAAAAACCCTGTATTTTTGGCCGCCCAACAGTATTCTCAGAATATCTCTTCGCTTGGATGTAGATCTGATCTAATCCTAGTTTATCTTCATCAATCGTTCCATCAATTCCTCCATCAGGACCCCTTGGTACACCTTTTATTCTTTTCTCGTCGCCACCTCCATAGCCCATCTTTGCAAGAACTTGCAAAATTAAATTCTCAAAGGCTGAAGGACTAATATTTTTTATTTGTTCTAAAAGTTCATCAATAAGCTGCTCTCTTATTCTTTTGATTCCTCTGTCAATTAAATCTTGAGGTGTATCATCGTTGCTTTGATCAACTTCCACATCATTATTTTTCCCTCTATTAATTATCTTTCTTTCTTGATGATCTTGGTACTCTTTAAAAACTAATAGGTCACTTTCTTTAAGCGGCCTATTTAGACTTAATAATTTTTCTGCATTAGGTCCTAAAGCAAAATAGCTACGGCGTGGTCCAA
This window of the Prochlorococcus marinus XMU1412 genome carries:
- a CDS encoding restriction endonuclease, whose protein sequence is MNLTQEQLAEKQLSDGRSIAKGRVGWASSYLRVAGALIGPRRSYFALGPNAEKLLSLNRPLKESDLLVFKEYQDHQERKIINRGKNNDVEVDQSNDDTPQDLIDRGIKRIREQLIDELLEQIKNISPSAFENLILQVLAKMGYGGGDEKRIKGVPRGPDGGIDGTIDEDKLGLDQIYIQAKRYSENTVGRPKIQGFLGAMTGGGCKKGVFVTSSTFTSDAKKFAENLSDVRLVLIDGVDLAKLMIEYCVGVQVKETIKVVKIDQDFFSGEE